A window of Cohnella herbarum contains these coding sequences:
- a CDS encoding carbohydrate ABC transporter permease yields the protein MWLKIRKSNPIFQLFLWLYAIISLYPLVWMLFYSLKDNNEIFVTNPFGFPTNLRFENYTSAISEFNVPQYFLNSVFVTVITVVGTIVLAVMFAYSAARLRWRGKTIAQMYIVVGMFVPVQVIMIPLAILVRDFNLTNTYSSLIIPYIAFNISFSSMVFYGFFRTIPNELEESACLDGANIYQTFYKIMLPLVKPSIATMVIFVFLAAWNEYPIALMLISDESLKTLPLGLQFFQGQFTTDWGAMGAAMTIASLPTVLVYILFSEQVEKAMTVGSAVKG from the coding sequence ATGTGGTTGAAAATTCGTAAGAGCAATCCGATTTTCCAATTGTTTTTGTGGCTTTACGCGATCATTTCTTTATATCCATTAGTGTGGATGCTTTTCTATTCTCTTAAGGACAACAACGAGATTTTCGTAACGAATCCGTTCGGTTTTCCGACGAACTTGCGCTTCGAAAATTATACTTCGGCGATCTCGGAATTCAACGTACCTCAGTATTTCCTGAATAGCGTATTTGTTACGGTTATTACGGTGGTCGGTACGATCGTCTTGGCCGTTATGTTCGCATACTCGGCGGCGAGGCTTCGTTGGCGAGGAAAAACGATTGCCCAAATGTACATTGTGGTAGGCATGTTCGTTCCGGTACAGGTGATCATGATTCCGCTAGCCATCCTGGTCCGCGATTTCAACCTGACAAACACTTATTCATCGCTGATCATTCCTTATATCGCGTTTAACATTTCCTTTTCCTCGATGGTGTTTTACGGTTTTTTCCGTACGATACCGAACGAATTGGAAGAATCCGCTTGTCTTGACGGCGCTAATATATACCAGACTTTCTACAAGATCATGCTGCCGCTCGTGAAACCTTCCATCGCGACGATGGTAATCTTCGTCTTCCTCGCCGCATGGAACGAATATCCAATTGCGCTCATGCTAATCTCGGATGAATCACTCAAGACGTTGCCGTTAGGTTTGCAGTTTTTCCAAGGCCAATTCACGACGGATTGGGGCGCTATGGGCGCGGCGATGACGATCGCTTCATTGCCGACCGTACTCGTCTACATTCTGTTCAGCGAACAAGTCGAGAAAGCGATGACGGTTGGATCTGCCGTGAAAGGGTAA
- a CDS encoding carbohydrate ABC transporter permease, whose protein sequence is MNKFLGNKAAILLFTLPTIVLFTVIVMWPTMQVFYRSMYDWDGLNPGKFIFLDNYIRLFEDRLFYTSLKNGAIFAAMLAVLQIGIGTVLALTISNKKIRGRKFLRVSYFIPVVLSVTVVCQLWLAMYNGEYGLINKIFETLGIPYRQDWLSNGKTAIYAVAAVNAWQNMGYHFALLLAAVNSIPEQYLEAAKIDGAEKWKAHWKVTIPLMAETYKFCFILAITGGLNAFANMQIMTGGGPGTDTYTLTYMMYRSAFRVGEFGYGTTAAAFLVIECLIVTFAINKLIARDRIVY, encoded by the coding sequence ATGAATAAGTTTTTGGGGAACAAAGCCGCCATTCTTCTATTTACTTTGCCGACGATTGTTCTTTTTACCGTCATCGTGATGTGGCCGACAATGCAAGTGTTCTATCGGAGCATGTACGATTGGGACGGCTTGAATCCGGGCAAATTCATCTTCCTGGACAACTACATCAGACTGTTCGAAGACCGCTTGTTCTATACCTCCTTGAAGAACGGGGCCATCTTCGCCGCTATGTTGGCGGTGCTTCAGATCGGTATCGGAACCGTACTTGCGTTGACGATCTCGAATAAGAAAATTCGGGGAAGAAAGTTTCTGCGGGTGAGTTATTTCATACCAGTCGTTCTCTCGGTCACCGTAGTCTGCCAACTCTGGCTCGCGATGTACAACGGAGAATACGGCCTCATCAATAAAATATTCGAAACGCTTGGGATTCCCTATCGTCAAGACTGGTTGTCGAATGGCAAGACTGCGATCTATGCGGTGGCGGCCGTTAACGCTTGGCAGAACATGGGATATCACTTCGCGCTGTTGCTCGCGGCGGTGAATTCGATTCCAGAGCAATATCTTGAAGCAGCGAAGATCGACGGCGCCGAGAAATGGAAAGCGCATTGGAAAGTTACGATCCCGCTTATGGCCGAAACCTACAAGTTTTGCTTCATTTTAGCGATTACCGGGGGCTTGAACGCGTTCGCCAACATGCAAATCATGACGGGCGGCGGACCGGGTACGGATACTTACACTTTGACCTATATGATGTATCGCTCCGCGTTCCGGGTCGGCGAATTCGGTTACGGAACGACTGCAGCCGCGTTCCTCGTCATCGAATGTTTGATCGTGACGTTCGCGATCAACAAGCTTATTGCGCGAGATCGCATCGTGTATTAG
- a CDS encoding Gfo/Idh/MocA family protein: MSKIKAGMIGTGNISGIYFSNGKRFESMDIVACADIDVERAQAKGAEYGIRGCSVEELLADPEIELIINLTIPQAHANVCLQALEAGKHVYVEKPLAVTREDGRKVLELAKSKGLYVGCAPDTFLGGGIQTSLKLIEDGWIGTPIGATAFMLGGGPEGWHPSPEFFYQVGGGPMFDMGPYYLTALIALLGPIKQVTGMTRISYPERVIGSQPKFGQTIQVETPTHIAGVMEFTSGPIGTILTSFDVMGGTQLPRIEIYGSQGTLIVPDPNTFGGPVHIQRAGAREWSEIPLSHGKSENARGVGAADMAKAIMTGRKHRANGEMAYHVLEAMHGFHDASAQGKHYLMQSTCEKPAALPIGLSDFNLD, from the coding sequence ATGTCGAAAATCAAAGCAGGCATGATCGGTACGGGTAATATTAGCGGCATCTATTTTTCCAACGGCAAACGTTTCGAATCTATGGACATCGTCGCTTGCGCCGATATCGACGTAGAACGCGCCCAAGCCAAAGGGGCGGAATACGGGATCCGCGGTTGTTCCGTGGAAGAGCTGTTAGCCGATCCCGAGATCGAGCTCATCATCAACTTAACGATTCCGCAAGCCCACGCCAACGTCTGTCTGCAAGCGCTTGAAGCCGGCAAACACGTTTATGTGGAGAAACCGCTCGCCGTTACTCGCGAAGACGGAAGAAAAGTGCTTGAGTTAGCTAAAAGCAAAGGCCTATATGTTGGCTGCGCTCCGGATACGTTCTTGGGAGGCGGCATTCAGACTAGTCTCAAGTTAATCGAGGACGGCTGGATCGGAACGCCGATCGGCGCTACCGCGTTCATGCTCGGAGGCGGTCCGGAGGGCTGGCATCCTTCTCCCGAGTTTTTCTATCAGGTAGGCGGCGGTCCGATGTTCGACATGGGGCCGTACTATTTGACGGCTCTGATCGCATTGTTAGGTCCGATTAAGCAAGTGACGGGAATGACGAGAATCTCTTATCCCGAACGAGTGATCGGAAGCCAACCGAAATTCGGGCAAACCATTCAAGTCGAGACGCCGACTCATATTGCAGGTGTTATGGAATTCACTTCTGGTCCGATCGGAACGATCCTGACCAGCTTCGATGTCATGGGCGGTACTCAGCTTCCAAGAATCGAAATATACGGCAGCCAAGGTACGCTAATCGTGCCGGATCCGAATACTTTCGGAGGTCCCGTGCATATTCAACGGGCCGGGGCACGGGAATGGTCGGAAATCCCGCTGTCGCACGGCAAATCCGAGAATGCTCGCGGCGTAGGGGCGGCAGACATGGCCAAAGCCATCATGACGGGCCGCAAGCATCGCGCTAACGGCGAAATGGCTTATCACGTACTTGAAGCGATGCACGGATTCCATGATGCTTCCGCCCAAGGCAAGCATTACTTGATGCAGAGCACTTGCGAGAAACCGGCGGCTCTACCGATCGGGTTATCGGATTTCAATTTGGATTAG
- a CDS encoding sensor histidine kinase, whose translation MTNHKRHNGGWFRDRRIRTKILLVYLPLLLIPFLVLGYTGNAVYSKVVVDKTAKGFADNSALIISRLNGMLANVESSANMLSLNLNRAIENKSDLSSDFDLSRYTAITTQLSLALLVFPDVESALFIDTKGRIYGSHPKIEEHQPLRVRNELYQSIDDTNGVTIWLPMQRREYWVTDVQAPVLTAGKKIVDINSGKTLGILLLNLKESKLSAVLQTMNAEPSAQYLIVDSSGNVVSASKKVDLLLPIGNSDLLSWVNSHIQSADIKDINREKTLLTIRSFEKLGWKLVSVTPLKALTTDLEQIKITLMMIAGVCVLFAAIGVAYLSKWIANPIVRLAKSMKGFQEGDLDGRLTIESKDELGLFAAGFNEMTRRIKSLLANIKFEQKQKREYELALIQSQIKPHFLYNTLDVIYALSEMGRIKDVQRTTKALADFYRLTLNQGKELISIEQEVRILKDYLAIQHIRYSDVFTYSIEVDQEILPHSILKLTVQPVIENAIYHGLKLRQDKGHLHVRGYLEYGLIHIKVSDNGVGMSPEKIRMLLRSPVEEPGSSRELKQEMSFGLRNVNERIRLSFGEQYGLTIESELGKGTTVTITLPSGGTFGGLAYD comes from the coding sequence ATGACGAACCATAAGAGACACAACGGCGGTTGGTTCAGGGATCGCCGAATACGGACCAAGATTTTGCTCGTATATCTTCCGCTGCTTCTGATTCCTTTTCTTGTATTGGGCTACACGGGGAACGCGGTTTATTCTAAGGTCGTCGTCGATAAGACGGCGAAAGGTTTCGCGGATAATTCCGCGTTGATCATTAGTCGTCTGAACGGTATGCTGGCTAACGTTGAGAGCAGCGCGAATATGCTTTCCTTAAACCTCAATCGTGCGATTGAGAATAAATCGGATCTCTCCAGCGATTTCGATCTATCTAGGTATACGGCGATAACGACGCAGCTTAGTCTTGCTTTGCTTGTCTTTCCCGATGTCGAATCTGCCTTATTCATTGACACTAAGGGAAGAATTTACGGTTCTCATCCAAAAATTGAAGAGCATCAGCCGCTGAGAGTACGCAATGAACTGTATCAATCGATAGATGATACGAACGGAGTCACAATCTGGTTGCCAATGCAACGCAGAGAATACTGGGTTACGGACGTACAAGCCCCCGTGCTGACAGCTGGGAAAAAAATCGTCGATATTAACTCGGGAAAAACGTTGGGTATTTTGCTTTTGAACTTAAAAGAAAGCAAATTGTCCGCTGTTCTGCAGACGATGAATGCGGAACCTTCTGCGCAATACTTAATCGTGGACTCATCCGGTAACGTAGTCTCCGCAAGCAAAAAAGTTGATCTCTTACTTCCCATTGGAAACTCCGATCTGTTGTCGTGGGTGAACAGCCACATTCAGTCTGCGGATATAAAGGATATTAATCGCGAAAAGACGTTGCTTACGATACGAAGTTTCGAGAAGCTCGGTTGGAAACTAGTAAGCGTAACGCCGCTTAAAGCGCTCACGACCGATCTTGAGCAGATCAAGATTACTTTGATGATGATTGCGGGGGTGTGCGTTCTATTCGCGGCGATTGGAGTCGCCTATCTCTCAAAATGGATCGCTAATCCCATCGTGAGACTTGCCAAGAGCATGAAGGGGTTCCAAGAAGGGGATCTGGATGGACGGTTAACGATAGAATCTAAGGACGAACTCGGCTTGTTTGCGGCTGGATTCAATGAGATGACAAGGCGGATTAAAAGTCTGCTGGCGAATATCAAGTTCGAACAAAAGCAGAAGCGGGAATATGAACTGGCGCTCATCCAATCGCAGATCAAGCCGCATTTCCTTTACAATACGCTGGACGTGATCTATGCGTTGTCCGAAATGGGAAGAATTAAAGACGTGCAGAGGACGACCAAAGCGTTGGCGGACTTCTATCGTTTGACGTTGAATCAAGGGAAAGAACTTATCTCGATTGAGCAAGAAGTGCGCATCTTAAAAGATTATTTAGCCATTCAGCACATTCGCTATTCGGATGTGTTCACGTATTCGATCGAAGTGGATCAAGAGATTCTCCCTCACTCGATTCTCAAATTAACGGTTCAGCCGGTAATCGAAAACGCAATTTATCATGGATTGAAGCTGAGACAGGATAAAGGCCATCTCCATGTCCGGGGGTATCTTGAGTATGGCTTAATTCACATCAAAGTATCGGACAACGGGGTCGGAATGTCGCCTGAGAAAATTCGGATGTTGCTTCGGTCGCCGGTTGAAGAACCGGGTTCGAGCCGTGAGTTGAAACAAGAGATGTCATTTGGCTTGCGTAACGTTAACGAACGAATTCGCCTGTCGTTCGGAGAACAGTACGGATTAACAATTGAGAGCGAATTAGGCAAAGGGACGACCGTGACGATAACGTTGCCTTCGGGCGGGACATTTGGAGGGTTAGCCTATGATTAA
- a CDS encoding response regulator: MIKVMIVDDEAIFRDFLKIVLPWEEYGFTICGEVRNGIEALKMMEEFRPDIALVDINMPFMDGLELSEKLKEVSPGVGIIIVTGHNEFEYARRAIKLGVEDYLLKPFTKEELLLTLLKLQSQIQETKDRQLTLKANEVMLKEGFLNSLIESEYLKNEEIRNRLADFGIANVSSCFQVACIEIDLMDSKWRNVSDRELWKFAVANILSETIHLNGNHMVFNGPEGRIICIYEPEEVDYGSSRVKEGYEQLCILIKKYLKFAITIGLGTLHSSYSGIRASYLEALHALRYKFVIGTDRVIGYDDSVEGVRGFASGFIPSQMNEELLIFLRMGDSDSVKNKIHTIFEGIREDRFSIDYVYTICMGLVSICLSCVSENGHPIEDCFGEEFYPYSDIMQQHSIEGVQRWIIDMYLRAIEYMKQHKQTKSGKIAETAKQLIDKQYMDSELKVETLAQQVYINPSYLRGVFKKNHGMTVTDYITQRRMQEARSLLLEGQYKLSDIAERVGFQDPAYFSRAFKKYYGTSPRDYENKRG, translated from the coding sequence ATGATTAAAGTGATGATCGTGGACGACGAGGCTATTTTCCGCGATTTCTTAAAAATCGTGTTGCCTTGGGAGGAATACGGTTTTACAATTTGCGGCGAGGTACGTAATGGGATCGAGGCGCTTAAGATGATGGAGGAATTTCGACCGGACATCGCCTTGGTGGATATTAATATGCCCTTTATGGACGGGCTTGAGCTATCGGAGAAGTTAAAGGAGGTTAGTCCCGGGGTCGGTATTATCATCGTAACCGGACACAATGAATTCGAGTACGCAAGACGAGCCATCAAGCTCGGAGTAGAAGACTACTTGCTCAAACCGTTTACCAAAGAAGAATTATTGCTTACGCTGCTGAAATTGCAATCCCAGATACAAGAAACCAAAGACAGACAATTAACGCTAAAAGCCAATGAAGTTATGCTTAAGGAAGGTTTCTTAAACAGCCTGATTGAAAGTGAATATCTCAAGAACGAGGAAATCCGTAACCGATTGGCGGATTTCGGAATTGCTAATGTTTCAAGCTGCTTTCAAGTCGCTTGCATTGAAATCGACCTTATGGATTCGAAGTGGCGAAACGTGAGCGACAGAGAGTTGTGGAAATTCGCCGTCGCCAATATATTGTCCGAAACGATTCACTTGAATGGGAACCACATGGTATTCAATGGTCCGGAAGGTCGTATTATATGTATTTATGAACCCGAGGAAGTAGACTATGGTTCTTCTAGGGTTAAGGAAGGCTATGAACAGCTTTGTATCCTAATCAAGAAATATTTGAAATTCGCGATTACGATCGGCTTAGGGACGTTGCACTCGAGTTACTCCGGAATACGCGCATCCTATCTTGAAGCTCTTCACGCTTTGCGTTACAAGTTTGTCATAGGTACCGATCGGGTGATCGGATATGACGACAGCGTAGAAGGCGTAAGAGGATTTGCCAGCGGGTTTATTCCTTCTCAAATGAACGAGGAGTTGCTTATTTTCCTGCGAATGGGCGATTCGGATAGCGTGAAAAATAAGATCCATACGATATTCGAAGGCATTCGCGAGGATCGCTTTTCTATCGATTACGTGTATACGATATGCATGGGGTTAGTGTCGATTTGTCTCTCCTGCGTATCCGAGAACGGCCATCCGATAGAGGATTGCTTCGGGGAGGAGTTTTACCCTTATAGCGATATTATGCAGCAACATTCCATTGAAGGCGTACAACGTTGGATTATTGATATGTATTTAAGAGCGATAGAATACATGAAGCAGCATAAGCAAACCAAATCCGGTAAAATCGCCGAAACGGCCAAACAATTGATTGACAAGCAATATATGGACTCGGAGTTGAAGGTGGAAACCCTCGCGCAGCAGGTTTACATTAACCCGAGTTATTTAAGAGGCGTGTTTAAGAAAAATCACGGGATGACCGTTACCGACTACATTACGCAAAGGCGAATGCAAGAAGCGCGTTCTTTGCTCCTTGAAGGTCAGTATAAGCTTTCCGATATCGCCGAGCGGGTCGGATTTCAAGATCCGGCGTATTTCAGTCGCGCCTTCAAGAAATACTACGGAACTTCGCCAAGAGACTACGAGAATAAGCGCGGATAG
- a CDS encoding helix-turn-helix domain-containing protein, producing the protein MASGKNELAISELLHNLQVEVSSVHLTHVSLDWRDSDYTPDFNKLYFILDGEGWIRIADKQFHPRPGQLCLMPAYVNQGYSVVSDQPYRKYWCHFTTRTGSFDLFQWIGVPFCIDVQDPDKITRLFEQLIEPSGSSPIVTLIRQKAAMLELLAAYLEQVPVQVLQHRNEEIKRLNVIHDYVDKHLQSSVSVDDLASLLHLHPNYFIAYFKKHFGISPLKYVNRKRIEKAKTLLMTSAHNVKEIADLTGFADTNHFTKFFRKETGFSPTEFRAIYG; encoded by the coding sequence ATGGCATCCGGTAAAAACGAATTAGCGATATCCGAATTGCTGCATAACCTACAAGTCGAAGTATCTTCGGTGCACTTGACCCACGTCTCACTCGATTGGCGAGACTCCGACTATACGCCCGATTTCAATAAACTATACTTTATCCTCGATGGCGAAGGATGGATTCGCATCGCGGACAAGCAATTCCATCCGCGTCCTGGCCAGCTTTGCTTGATGCCTGCGTATGTCAATCAGGGCTATTCCGTCGTAAGCGATCAACCGTACCGTAAATACTGGTGTCACTTCACGACGAGAACAGGTTCGTTCGATTTATTTCAATGGATCGGCGTTCCGTTCTGCATCGATGTGCAAGATCCGGATAAAATAACTCGCTTGTTCGAACAATTGATCGAACCTTCCGGCAGTTCTCCAATCGTTACCCTGATTCGGCAAAAAGCCGCGATGCTGGAATTGTTGGCCGCCTATTTGGAACAGGTCCCCGTTCAAGTGCTCCAGCACCGCAACGAGGAAATCAAGCGACTAAACGTCATTCACGACTACGTGGACAAACATCTTCAATCGAGCGTCAGCGTCGATGATTTGGCTTCCTTATTGCACTTGCATCCTAACTATTTTATCGCCTATTTCAAGAAGCATTTCGGCATTTCCCCGCTCAAATACGTCAACCGCAAACGCATAGAGAAAGCGAAAACGCTGCTCATGACTTCCGCGCATAACGTCAAGGAGATCGCGGATCTAACCGGCTTTGCGGACACGAACCATTTCACGAAGTTTTTTCGCAAGGAAACCGGATTTAGTCCGACGGAGTTTCGCGCCATCTACGGCTAG
- a CDS encoding helix-turn-helix domain-containing protein, whose product MNKANGISNIDLIEMNPSETLAWMSDYHCPPYITLAHSFHAPEGWLIENRTLKQYALQYVLNGMAEYPVAGGSYVTVKGDLLFHRPGEQHSIRTVENHPYVCISIVFHFGQTSFPLDELFQDRHHLGNFTGQPIERKLGEIVQLYSHPGLDRQLKCQGLLMQVLAEASQGKGQEEANAGGASNHAKLILLKNYLITHYHQEVRHSDLEGVTGLSRNHMILIFKKTFGMTPMQFLTWVRIQKAKELAIQTDLSVSEIARNVGYSDVHTFGKMFKKNTGSSLTQFCNTLTTDYLNTRPRIIPLAEENQGYDEP is encoded by the coding sequence TTGAATAAAGCGAACGGTATCTCTAATATCGATTTAATCGAAATGAATCCATCGGAAACGTTGGCGTGGATGAGCGATTACCATTGCCCGCCCTACATTACGCTTGCCCACAGTTTCCATGCTCCCGAGGGTTGGTTGATCGAGAATCGCACTTTAAAACAATATGCCTTGCAATATGTCTTAAACGGAATGGCGGAATATCCGGTCGCGGGAGGGTCTTACGTAACCGTGAAGGGAGACTTGCTATTTCATCGTCCCGGAGAGCAACACTCGATACGAACGGTAGAGAATCACCCGTATGTCTGCATCTCCATCGTGTTCCATTTTGGGCAAACGAGCTTTCCTTTGGATGAGCTATTTCAAGATCGGCATCATCTTGGCAACTTCACAGGACAACCCATCGAACGCAAACTAGGAGAGATCGTTCAGCTCTACAGCCATCCAGGTCTTGATCGGCAGTTGAAATGCCAGGGATTGCTTATGCAGGTGCTTGCCGAAGCCAGCCAAGGCAAAGGACAAGAAGAAGCAAATGCCGGAGGCGCGTCTAATCATGCCAAGCTCATCTTGCTCAAAAACTACTTGATCACCCACTATCACCAAGAGGTTAGACATAGCGATCTTGAAGGTGTGACCGGCTTAAGCCGTAACCATATGATCTTGATCTTCAAGAAAACGTTTGGCATGACGCCGATGCAGTTCCTGACATGGGTTAGGATACAGAAGGCTAAAGAGCTTGCGATTCAAACGGATTTATCCGTAAGCGAAATCGCGAGGAACGTGGGCTATTCGGATGTCCATACTTTCGGCAAAATGTTCAAGAAAAACACGGGATCAAGCTTGACGCAATTTTGCAATACGTTAACGACCGACTATTTAAACACAAGACCGCGCATCATACCGTTAGCAGAGGAGAATCAGGGGTATGACGAACCATAA
- a CDS encoding ABC transporter substrate-binding protein, producing the protein MKKMKKALSLGVVLSLTMALAACGSNKGNDAESSASNAQEGVTKLRIYAQYSDEDTKGYYDYAVAELSKEMPNVQLDLEIQAQDDGQKLKTYAATGNLPDIFNVGLDQINVFRQSNNILQLDEYVDKLGFKDKMQPSAMNTLYTDDNHVYAFPYAGNELILLFYNKELFEQNGVKVPTTFEEMHAAIDAFKAKGITPLSIFAKEKWPDVAFFDMFATRYNPAGISALDKGQAKPSDEAYVKAAQDIADLVKAGLLPKGATNLNYDQAAALFHEGKAAMFVNGQWEIEASTKALGDKVGYMYYPAPDAATYESNKLAFSGGGTPGGFAVSANTKDKELATKVASFMALKYAEFKYTQKGSPIVSTKVDKPIVKTFDPMMEQLAKDLPNITSTTAFAWGLSNTKFKAAIEDASQALLSGSYSAEQFVSDLESAMK; encoded by the coding sequence ATGAAGAAGATGAAAAAAGCGCTATCGCTAGGCGTGGTTCTATCCTTGACTATGGCGCTCGCGGCTTGCGGCTCCAATAAGGGGAATGATGCGGAAAGCTCCGCAAGCAACGCGCAAGAAGGCGTAACGAAACTGCGGATTTACGCGCAATATTCCGATGAGGATACGAAAGGGTATTACGATTATGCGGTTGCCGAATTGTCCAAAGAAATGCCTAACGTTCAATTGGATCTAGAGATCCAAGCTCAAGATGATGGCCAGAAACTCAAAACGTATGCAGCGACGGGCAATTTACCCGATATTTTTAACGTGGGACTCGATCAGATTAACGTTTTCCGTCAATCCAACAACATTCTGCAATTGGATGAATACGTAGACAAGCTTGGATTCAAAGATAAAATGCAACCGAGCGCAATGAATACGCTTTATACCGACGATAACCATGTGTATGCGTTCCCCTATGCTGGTAACGAATTGATTCTGTTGTTTTACAATAAGGAGCTCTTCGAGCAAAATGGCGTAAAGGTGCCGACAACATTCGAAGAAATGCATGCTGCGATCGACGCGTTCAAAGCGAAAGGCATTACGCCTCTTTCCATTTTCGCCAAAGAAAAATGGCCGGATGTCGCATTCTTCGATATGTTCGCGACAAGATATAATCCTGCGGGCATCAGCGCTTTGGACAAAGGCCAAGCGAAACCGTCCGACGAGGCTTACGTCAAAGCCGCACAGGATATCGCCGATCTTGTTAAAGCTGGATTGCTGCCTAAGGGAGCAACCAACTTGAACTATGATCAAGCTGCAGCTTTATTCCATGAAGGCAAAGCGGCGATGTTCGTTAACGGCCAATGGGAAATCGAAGCTTCGACGAAAGCACTTGGAGATAAAGTCGGCTATATGTACTATCCTGCTCCGGATGCCGCTACTTACGAAAGCAATAAATTGGCGTTCAGCGGCGGCGGTACTCCAGGCGGATTCGCCGTATCGGCCAACACCAAAGACAAAGAACTGGCTACCAAAGTCGCTAGCTTCATGGCTTTGAAATACGCGGAGTTCAAATATACGCAGAAGGGCAGTCCAATCGTATCGACTAAAGTTGATAAACCGATCGTTAAAACGTTCGATCCGATGATGGAACAGCTCGCCAAGGATCTACCTAACATTACGAGTACGACGGCATTCGCTTGGGGATTATCGAACACGAAGTTCAAAGCCGCGATTGAAGACGCGTCGCAAGCATTGCTCAGTGGTTCGTATTCGGCGGAACAATTCGTGTCCGACCTTGAGAGCGCGATGAAGTAA
- a CDS encoding HEAT repeat domain-containing protein has product MIAREPQLLSDEQMKAFIVDGVLLLKTDFSPEFHARLLEKLDTVHEEEGNPGNNILPRIRELRKVFEHPVITGALTSVLGPNYLMHTHRHCHHNAMPKAGGWHKDSYWGYDRIRNHHPWWAMIMYFPQDTPIELGPTGVVPGSQNYESRTFEQDDPAEEVTANGEAGTFVLIHYDIWHRSTRNRLGKPRYMLKFEFMRTVAPESPSWDNRSGEWSVPESALAMGTPHPELWQDTWNWLRGEIGGRYGMNRVSEQEVARLAGDLSSNDERAALEAAYRLAAAGDTGRDALLEVLQASNERASLRAAYGLTACGAAAVNGLTLALDSAASEPIVNHAAFALGELRYYAAGSAAKLVSLFASQTPRVRRTIADSLGMIGRAAKESTVSGLIDALKDEDAAVRFTAGLSLVKLGSAAEEAIPHLAEALEDNNRYVQGHAVEALRYIDTEQSREVLLQELIQSRWCPSTTKASTF; this is encoded by the coding sequence ATGATCGCTAGAGAACCGCAATTGTTGTCGGATGAGCAAATGAAAGCTTTTATTGTAGACGGAGTGTTGTTGCTAAAAACGGATTTTTCGCCAGAGTTCCACGCCAGATTGCTTGAAAAGCTAGACACCGTGCACGAGGAGGAAGGAAATCCGGGCAACAATATCTTGCCGCGTATACGCGAGCTGAGGAAAGTGTTCGAACATCCGGTCATTACCGGGGCGCTCACTAGCGTGTTAGGACCGAACTATCTGATGCATACGCACAGACACTGCCATCATAACGCGATGCCGAAGGCGGGCGGTTGGCATAAGGACAGCTATTGGGGATATGACCGTATTCGCAACCACCATCCTTGGTGGGCGATGATCATGTATTTTCCGCAGGATACGCCGATTGAATTGGGACCGACGGGCGTCGTTCCGGGCAGTCAAAATTACGAATCCCGCACGTTCGAACAAGACGACCCAGCGGAAGAGGTCACGGCGAACGGAGAAGCCGGAACTTTCGTGCTGATCCACTACGACATATGGCATCGCTCGACTCGGAACCGGCTCGGCAAACCTCGTTATATGCTGAAATTCGAGTTCATGAGGACGGTTGCGCCGGAAAGTCCATCTTGGGATAACCGAAGCGGCGAATGGTCCGTTCCCGAATCGGCTTTAGCTATGGGGACGCCCCATCCCGAACTCTGGCAGGACACGTGGAATTGGCTGCGCGGCGAGATTGGAGGCAGATACGGCATGAATCGCGTCAGCGAACAAGAGGTCGCGCGACTGGCGGGCGATCTGTCGAGCAACGATGAACGCGCCGCGCTTGAAGCTGCTTATCGGCTAGCGGCGGCTGGAGATACAGGTCGGGATGCGTTGTTGGAAGTGCTTCAAGCTTCGAACGAACGCGCGTCGCTCCGTGCAGCGTATGGCTTAACGGCTTGCGGGGCAGCAGCCGTTAACGGTTTGACCTTGGCTTTGGACTCTGCTGCCAGTGAACCTATTGTGAATCATGCCGCTTTCGCCCTCGGGGAGCTAAGGTATTATGCAGCCGGATCGGCCGCGAAATTAGTATCGTTGTTCGCAAGCCAGACGCCTAGAGTCCGCCGCACGATCGCGGATTCGCTAGGCATGATAGGCCGAGCGGCGAAGGAATCGACCGTGTCCGGCTTGATTGACGCCTTGAAGGACGAGGACGCTGCCGTCCGTTTCACCGCGGGCCTCTCGCTAGTTAAGCTGGGTTCGGCGGCGGAGGAAGCGATTCCGCATCTGGCCGAAGCGCTTGAAGACAATAATCGTTACGTACAAGGTCACGCCGTCGAAGCCTTGCGCTACATCGATACGGAACAATCAAGAGAAGTATTATTGCAAGAGCTTATTCAGTCGAGGTGGTGTCCTTCCACTACGAAAGCAAGCACATTCTAA